The Nocardia sp. NBC_01329 sequence ACGGACGCCCCGGCGCAGTGTCGGACTGGCCTGCTTGGCGTTATGGCTATTACGTCCGTGCTGACGGCTCCGGCTCGACCGGCCGCCGGCGAGGATCACCGGTCCCGATACACCCTCATCGTTTCCTCCGACACCGACCATCGCATCGCGGCGCAGCGGTTGCGGTACAACGTATTCGCCGGCGAACCGGGGTTCTCGATCCCCGACGACGGTACGGGCCTGGACGCGGACAGGTTCGACGAGCACTGCGACCACCTGCTGGTCCGCGACGAGGCCACGGGCGAGTTCGTCGGTTGCTACCGGATGTTGCCGCCGGACAAGGTCGCCGGGGCCGGTGGGTACTACACAGCCACCGAATTCGATCTCGCGAACCTCGGTCCGGGAGATATGCGGGTCGTGGAGATGGGGCGCGCGTGCGTGGTCCCCGACCATCGCAACGGCTCGGTCCTCACTCTCATGTGGGCCGGAATCCTGCACTACATCCAGCTCACCGGCTACGACCGGGTGATGGGATGCGCGTCGGTGCCCATGCAGAACACCCCCGCCGAACCGGCCGGAGTCAATGTTCGCGGGGTGCGTGACCTTCTGCTCGGTAGACATGCCTGCGCGCCGGACAAGCGGGTGCGCCCGTACCGGCCCGTCGTGGTCGACGGTGTGGTGCTGGACGATCTGCCCGCCCCCGCCCGCCCGAAACTGCCGCCGCTGCTCAACGGCTATCTGCGGCTCGGCGCCGAGATCTGCGGAGAGCCCGCGCACGATCCGGATTTCGCCGTCGCCGATTTCGTGGTGTTGCTGGGGCTCGACACCATCAACACCCGCTATCTGGATCGGTTACGCGGCGCCGCCGCGAATTTCGACGGCGGGCGGTGATGTGATGGAGATCGCCACCCGACCGGTGCAGCGAGCACCCGCCGTTGTGGCGGACTCGCCGGCCCCGCATTCCTGGATGCCGGTGAGTCCCTGCGGGACCGGCTGTGTGCGGCAACGTCCCGAGATCGGTGTCGTGCGGGCCGGGCTCCGGGCGGTCGGCGCGATATCGGTGCTGCTCGGCTATCCCTTCGTCCATATCGTCACACCGGCGTCCCGGCGCTCCGGGGTGCAGCGGCGGTTCGCGCGGACTCTGCTGCGTGCCTGCGGTATCCGGTTGCGGGTGGTGGACCGGCGAGCGGGGACCGCGGCGATCGGGCCGAGGTACGCCGAACCGGGCGCCGGGGTGCTGGTCGCCTGTGGGCATATCGGGTGGACGGATATCGTCGTGCTCGCCGCGGTGCAGCCGCTCGCGTTCGTGGCGCGGGCGGATCTGATCGAATGGCCGCTGCTCGGGAAACTCGCGCGGGTGATGCGGGTCGTCCCGATCGAACGAGAACGGCTGCGCCGACTGCCGAATGTGGTGGCGCAGGTCGGGCGACGGCTCGCCGCCGGCGAACGGATCGGATTCTTCCCGGAGGGCACCACCTGGTGTGGTCGTGCCTACGGGACGCTGCGGCCCGCGCTGTTCCAGGCCGCGGTGGATACCGCCACCCCGGTGCAGCCGGTCCGGCTGCGATACCTGGATGTGCACGGCAACCGGTCCACTGTCCCGGGTTTCGTCGGTGACGACACGCTCATCGATTCGATCGTGCGGGTGCTGCGCGCCCGGAATCTGACCGCCGAGATCGTCCTCGCTCCGGTCGAACAGGCCGGTACCGATCGCAAGGATCTGGCGCGCCGTTGTGAGCGGGCGGTGCGGGCGGAGGAGCTCTCGGATGCCGCGCACGCGGTGCTCGCCGCCGCGGGCCGGCAGTTGACGGAAGCGGCGGTCGCGACGGGCTGACAGCAGTGGTTTACGGCCGGGTCCACCGAGCGGACCCGGCCGTTCTGCTGTTGAATATCGACTCGCTCATGTATGTGCCGTTATCTGACGGCTACTTGTTTGCCGTATCAGCGAGCGCTGCCGGTCCCGGGAAGGGGCGGGATCCCCGGCAGTGCGAAGGGCAGCTGAGGGAACACCGGCAACTGGACTTGGGGAAACAGGCTCGGCGGGGGTGGCGGGATGTACGGGTTGGGCACGTTCCAGTTCGGGGGCGCACCCGCGCCCCCGCCGCCACGCGGGCTCTCGCGGTCCCAATCGGCGGGCTGGTCGTAGTCGCGGCCCCGGCCGCCGGGTGAATCGCGGTCGGGATACTGGTTGCCGCCGCTGTTGAGGTGATCATCCCAGCCGTCGTAATCCTGCCGGTGGTGGTCCTTGTAGCCGTAGTGGCCGTTGTCGTCCCAGCCGAAATCGCCGTCGTTACCCCAGCCGTTCCCGGCCTGGTGGTCGTTGTCATCCCAGCCGTTGTCATCCCAGCCGAAGCTATCGCCGAAGCTGTCGCTGGAATCGGGGGAATCGCTGACCTGGACCGCGTCGGCGGGGCCGGCGAGGGCGGGGCCGGCGGTGACCGCCAGTGG is a genomic window containing:
- a CDS encoding GNAT family N-acetyltransferase, with the translated sequence MAITSVLTAPARPAAGEDHRSRYTLIVSSDTDHRIAAQRLRYNVFAGEPGFSIPDDGTGLDADRFDEHCDHLLVRDEATGEFVGCYRMLPPDKVAGAGGYYTATEFDLANLGPGDMRVVEMGRACVVPDHRNGSVLTLMWAGILHYIQLTGYDRVMGCASVPMQNTPAEPAGVNVRGVRDLLLGRHACAPDKRVRPYRPVVVDGVVLDDLPAPARPKLPPLLNGYLRLGAEICGEPAHDPDFAVADFVVLLGLDTINTRYLDRLRGAAANFDGGR
- a CDS encoding lysophospholipid acyltransferase family protein encodes the protein MEIATRPVQRAPAVVADSPAPHSWMPVSPCGTGCVRQRPEIGVVRAGLRAVGAISVLLGYPFVHIVTPASRRSGVQRRFARTLLRACGIRLRVVDRRAGTAAIGPRYAEPGAGVLVACGHIGWTDIVVLAAVQPLAFVARADLIEWPLLGKLARVMRVVPIERERLRRLPNVVAQVGRRLAAGERIGFFPEGTTWCGRAYGTLRPALFQAAVDTATPVQPVRLRYLDVHGNRSTVPGFVGDDTLIDSIVRVLRARNLTAEIVLAPVEQAGTDRKDLARRCERAVRAEELSDAAHAVLAAAGRQLTEAAVATG